A stretch of Desulfitobacterium dichloroeliminans LMG P-21439 DNA encodes these proteins:
- a CDS encoding VirD4-like conjugal transfer protein, CD1115 family, which yields MQTSQIIILTAAGLTMFGVIGLLSLIAHYYTLNGIKSKTVGDGQHGTARWATKREIKKTYTEVPYEPEKWRKGESLPKAQGLIVGWRKASLFDDTAPHGYALVDDDDIHCLMIGAAGVGKTANFLYPNLEYACACGMSWLCTDTKGDLYRNYAGIAKDSYGYEVAVIDLRNPTRSDGNNLLHLVNRYMDAYLKNPQNLAYKARAEKYAKITAKTIISSGGFDTAMAGQNAFFYDAAEGLLTSVILLIAEYCEPKQRHIVSVFKLIQDLLAPSGVKGRTLFQLLLAHLPDDHKTKWFAGAALNSAEQAMQSVLSTALSRLNAFLDSELEQILCFDTAIDAERFCTKKSAIFLVMPEEDNTKYFIISLIVQQLYREILSVADEYGGKLPNRVMMFLDEIGTIPKIESAEMMFSASRSRRVSIVAIIQSFAQLEKNYGREGSAIIIDNCQDTVFGGFAPNSESAQILSKAMGSKTVMSGSVSRGKNDPSQSLQMIERPLMTPDELKSMPKGRFIVTKTGAYPMRTRLKLFKEWGITFGKSYEIAEQSAREVEYADRRQVEEEIIRRHSACLEVPEEAETEAAASGGPVHTPTQTITFEQFVQPQGPERK from the coding sequence TTGCAGACATCCCAAATCATAATCCTGACTGCAGCCGGATTGACCATGTTCGGTGTAATCGGTCTGCTGTCGCTCATAGCGCATTATTATACCTTGAACGGCATCAAGTCCAAAACAGTTGGCGACGGCCAGCACGGCACAGCTCGCTGGGCAACCAAGCGGGAGATCAAAAAGACATATACCGAGGTTCCATACGAGCCTGAAAAATGGCGGAAGGGCGAAAGCCTCCCGAAAGCGCAGGGTCTCATCGTCGGTTGGAGGAAAGCGTCGCTGTTTGACGATACCGCTCCCCACGGGTACGCGCTGGTGGACGATGATGATATCCACTGCCTGATGATCGGCGCGGCCGGCGTCGGCAAGACCGCAAACTTCCTCTATCCAAATCTGGAATACGCCTGTGCCTGCGGCATGAGTTGGCTCTGTACCGACACCAAGGGCGACCTCTACCGCAATTATGCTGGGATCGCCAAGGACAGTTATGGCTATGAGGTGGCGGTCATCGATCTGAGAAACCCCACCCGCTCGGATGGAAACAACCTGCTCCATCTGGTCAACAGGTATATGGACGCTTATCTGAAAAACCCTCAGAACCTGGCATACAAGGCCAGAGCGGAGAAATATGCCAAGATCACCGCAAAGACCATCATATCCTCCGGAGGCTTCGATACGGCGATGGCGGGACAAAACGCTTTCTTCTACGACGCAGCGGAAGGTCTGCTGACCTCCGTGATTCTGCTCATCGCCGAATACTGTGAGCCGAAGCAGCGGCACATTGTGTCGGTATTCAAGCTCATACAGGATCTGCTGGCGCCCAGCGGTGTCAAGGGCAGGACTTTGTTCCAGCTGCTCCTTGCACATCTGCCGGACGACCATAAGACCAAGTGGTTTGCGGGGGCGGCGCTTAACTCGGCGGAGCAGGCCATGCAGAGCGTCCTCTCAACCGCGCTCTCCCGGCTCAACGCTTTTCTGGATTCCGAGCTGGAGCAGATACTATGCTTTGACACGGCAATTGACGCGGAAAGGTTCTGTACCAAAAAAAGCGCCATCTTCCTCGTTATGCCGGAGGAAGATAACACAAAATATTTCATCATCAGCCTGATTGTCCAGCAGCTCTACCGCGAGATCCTGTCGGTGGCCGACGAGTATGGCGGTAAGCTCCCCAACCGCGTAATGATGTTCCTCGACGAGATCGGGACCATCCCGAAAATCGAGTCGGCTGAGATGATGTTCAGTGCCTCGCGCTCGCGTCGGGTGTCAATAGTAGCGATTATCCAGAGCTTTGCGCAGCTGGAGAAAAACTATGGCAGAGAGGGCTCCGCCATCATCATCGACAACTGCCAGGACACGGTGTTCGGCGGCTTTGCCCCTAACAGCGAGTCGGCGCAGATTTTATCGAAAGCCATGGGAAGTAAGACGGTCATGAGCGGCTCGGTCAGTCGCGGTAAAAACGATCCGTCGCAAAGTCTGCAGATGATCGAGCGGCCGCTGATGACTCCAGATGAGCTTAAATCCATGCCCAAAGGCCGCTTTATCGTTACCAAGACCGGCGCATACCCGATGCGCACTCGATTAAAGCTGTTCAAGGAATGGGGCATCACCTTCGGCAAGTCGTATGAGATCGCCGAGCAATCTGCCAGAGAGGTAGAGTATGCCGACAGGCGCCAGGTGGAGGAAGAAATCATCCGGCGCCATTCCGCCTGTTTGGAGGTGCCGGAGGAAGCTGAAACAGAAGCGGCTGCGTCGGGCGGCCCGGTGCATACGCCAACGCAAACAATAACCTTTGAACAATTCGTACAACCACAGGGACCTGAAAGGAAGTGA
- a CDS encoding AbrB/MazE/SpoVT family DNA-binding domain-containing protein: MKVITTRKIDELGRVVLPIELRTSLDIQSGDEIDICTNEKGTIVLHKATERCVFCKGKDNLIHVMDKHVCTSCKEIINKA; encoded by the coding sequence ATGAAAGTGATTACTACAAGAAAAATAGACGAGCTTGGTAGGGTTGTCTTGCCGATTGAATTAAGGACAAGCCTCGACATTCAATCTGGTGATGAAATTGATATTTGTACTAATGAAAAAGGAACTATCGTTTTACATAAAGCAACAGAACGATGTGTTTTTTGTAAGGGTAAAGATAATCTTATCCATGTGATGGATAAACATGTTTGTACATCATGCAAGGAGATCATAAACAAAGCTTAA
- a CDS encoding recombinase family protein, translating into MKQRYIPFGYRLSGGSIITHDTEADLLRMIFNRYLAGESYSQIAAELEASGVPYREGTSRWNKNIVGRILQNRKYTGNDNYPSLIAEDDFIQSALLQQEKYTRKDIRTAPEITALKKKAVCGECGATYERIPDSRFGERWKCKNTECRPMVKITDAHLSAQVVSLLNRMIQNPRELDSLQIVKELHNLEITRLTNEINRELDKPDCNEGLARTLIMARAAIQYEHCPDALLPEKTRRIKETLENHASITELDPELILQTVDAVIIQPDSTVFLKLINGMIIQNTEERSNPPCKQQNA; encoded by the coding sequence ATGAAGCAGCGATATATACCCTTCGGATACCGGCTTTCCGGAGGCTCAATCATCACACATGACACGGAAGCGGATCTGTTGAGGATGATTTTCAATCGGTATCTTGCCGGAGAGTCCTACAGCCAGATCGCCGCCGAACTGGAAGCGTCAGGCGTACCCTATAGAGAAGGTACATCCCGCTGGAACAAAAACATTGTGGGGCGCATCCTGCAAAATCGTAAATATACTGGTAATGACAATTATCCGTCGCTGATCGCGGAGGATGATTTCATACAGTCAGCCTTGCTCCAACAGGAGAAATACACCCGGAAAGACATCCGCACTGCGCCTGAAATTACCGCCCTAAAGAAAAAGGCGGTGTGTGGCGAATGCGGTGCCACATACGAAAGAATACCTGACAGCCGTTTCGGGGAACGGTGGAAATGCAAAAACACGGAATGCCGACCAATGGTTAAAATCACCGATGCCCATCTGAGCGCGCAGGTGGTTTCACTGCTGAACCGGATGATACAGAATCCGCGAGAGCTTGATAGCCTTCAAATAGTAAAAGAACTCCATAACCTTGAAATTACGCGGCTGACCAATGAGATCAACCGGGAACTGGATAAGCCTGACTGCAATGAGGGCCTCGCCAGAACCTTGATCATGGCCCGCGCCGCTATTCAATATGAACACTGCCCGGATGCCCTGCTGCCGGAAAAGACAAGAAGGATCAAGGAAACGCTGGAAAACCATGCCTCAATAACGGAACTTGATCCCGAACTCATTTTGCAGACCGTGGACGCTGTCATAATCCAGCCTGACAGCACGGTTTTCCTTAAGCTGATCAATGGAATGATAATCCAAAACACAGAGGAAAGGAGCAACCCGCCATGCAAACAGCAGAATGCTTAG
- a CDS encoding recombinase family protein has product MQTAECLAQPQIIVIPAIPTTQLRTVQRQLQVAAYCRVSTNQEEQLTSYEAQMAYYTDKIMTNPEWTMAGIFADEGITGTSAKKRPEFLRMIRLCKRGKIDVILTKSISRFARNTVDCLNYIRELKELGIPVIFEKENINTMKADSEIIITMLGGFAQAESESISQNVRWGKRQSFKSGKVSFQYSRIYGYERGEDDRPHVIPEQAEVVKRIFENYLAGMSVANIKKMLEADGISAAGGKPLWSEGALQYLLRNEKYCGDALLQKTYIENCISKKIKKNNGELPKYLVKDHHEAIIGRPLFELVQAEIARRAGKRKVSDKTSKTQQSKYSSRYAMTELLVCGDCGSAFRRVTWAKRGKKKVVWRCISRLDYGTKYCQNSPTIEEEALHAALLDAINKAMENREQLIGILKSNLEITLSEKNCEEVNPLLLESRIRELQKTMMELVAVSVKAGNARSYEDKFKEISEEIQSLQKALESHKAQQNGPDALTLQIEDLCRTLQDAPFECTEYKDSVVRQLIDTIKVMSEDKLLIIFKGGFKMEQYI; this is encoded by the coding sequence ATGCAAACAGCAGAATGCTTAGCACAACCCCAAATTATCGTCATCCCCGCCATTCCAACCACGCAGCTCAGAACCGTCCAGCGCCAGCTGCAGGTGGCGGCCTACTGCCGGGTATCCACCAATCAGGAGGAACAGCTCACCAGCTACGAAGCGCAAATGGCCTACTACACCGACAAAATCATGACCAACCCCGAATGGACCATGGCAGGTATTTTTGCGGATGAGGGTATTACCGGCACCTCGGCAAAAAAACGGCCGGAATTTCTCCGGATGATCCGTCTGTGCAAGCGAGGCAAGATCGACGTGATACTGACGAAATCAATAAGCCGTTTTGCGAGAAACACTGTTGACTGCCTGAACTACATCCGCGAACTTAAAGAACTGGGCATACCTGTCATTTTTGAAAAGGAGAACATCAATACCATGAAGGCCGACAGTGAGATCATCATCACCATGCTGGGCGGCTTTGCACAGGCTGAATCGGAATCCATTAGCCAGAACGTCCGCTGGGGCAAGCGTCAAAGCTTCAAAAGCGGCAAGGTCTCCTTCCAATACTCCCGCATCTACGGCTACGAACGCGGTGAGGATGACAGACCCCATGTGATACCTGAACAGGCCGAAGTAGTTAAAAGGATTTTTGAAAACTACCTTGCCGGAATGAGCGTGGCGAACATAAAGAAGATGCTGGAAGCCGATGGTATCTCCGCCGCAGGTGGCAAGCCCCTGTGGTCGGAGGGTGCACTCCAGTACCTGCTCCGTAACGAGAAATACTGCGGTGACGCGCTCCTTCAAAAGACTTACATAGAAAACTGTATCAGTAAAAAGATTAAAAAAAATAACGGAGAGCTGCCCAAATACCTTGTCAAGGATCATCATGAAGCCATTATAGGCCGTCCGCTTTTTGAACTGGTACAGGCGGAAATTGCACGGAGGGCAGGAAAACGCAAGGTGTCGGACAAGACCAGTAAAACCCAGCAGTCCAAGTACAGCAGCCGCTACGCCATGACTGAGCTTCTCGTCTGCGGCGACTGTGGCAGTGCCTTCCGGCGGGTGACCTGGGCGAAGCGGGGCAAGAAAAAGGTGGTGTGGCGGTGCATCAGCCGCCTGGACTACGGCACGAAATATTGCCAAAACTCACCTACCATCGAGGAAGAAGCCCTTCATGCGGCGCTGCTGGACGCTATCAACAAGGCAATGGAAAATCGGGAGCAGCTCATCGGCATCCTGAAATCCAATCTGGAAATCACACTTTCCGAGAAAAATTGCGAAGAAGTAAACCCCCTCCTTCTGGAAAGCAGAATCCGCGAACTGCAAAAAACCATGATGGAGCTTGTGGCGGTCAGTGTAAAGGCCGGAAACGCCAGAAGCTACGAGGACAAATTCAAGGAGATTTCGGAGGAAATCCAGTCCCTGCAAAAAGCACTGGAGAGCCATAAAGCACAGCAGAACGGTCCCGACGCCCTCACTCTGCAGATCGAGGATCTCTGCAGGACCCTGCAGGATGCTCCCTTCGAATGCACCGAATACAAGGACAGCGTCGTTCGGCAGTTGATCGACACCATCAAAGTTATGAGCGAAGATAAGCTACTCATTATTTTCAAGGGCGGCTTTAAGATGGAACAGTATATATAA
- a CDS encoding helix-turn-helix domain-containing protein has protein sequence MKYKAIGKRIQQYREAKGYTQESFAEIVKLTPNYLSAIERGVKTPSVETLIEIINSLDVSADDILMDVINAGDKIKASKLSEAIGNLPQDEQRRIFSVVETLIKEAKSK, from the coding sequence ATGAAATATAAGGCTATCGGCAAGCGGATTCAGCAATACAGAGAAGCAAAAGGCTATACACAGGAATCATTTGCAGAAATTGTTAAGCTGACTCCTAATTATTTATCTGCCATTGAGCGCGGTGTAAAAACTCCAAGTGTTGAAACTTTAATTGAGATCATAAACAGCCTGGATGTATCAGCGGATGATATTTTAATGGATGTAATCAATGCGGGCGATAAAATCAAAGCATCAAAGTTGTCTGAAGCAATCGGCAATTTGCCGCAGGATGAACAGAGAAGAATTTTTTCAGTTGTGGAAACACTGATAAAAGAGGCAAAGTCTAAATAA
- a CDS encoding recombinase family protein, with translation MKPSINLTDGALAKKLATEAPQVIVIDPIQQIRSNKLRVAAYARVSSDSDDQENSFAAQVKAYTSFIREHEDWDMVDMYADEGITGLRMDKREDFLRLLHDCRRGKIDRILTKSVSRFSRNTRDCLTTIRELKALSVSVYFEKENIDTATMTDELIFTFFAGNAQNESMSISGNMRWSYEHRMKSGKFITCKAPFGYRLVEGRLEIQEQEAEIVRYIFDSYLNGKSKDEIAQEITAMGYPTRDGKKKWQYTTIDYMLKNERYMGDALLQKRYTTNALPFRKKRNNGEQDKYYFKYSHPPILSPEVFEQAQQLNQSRVLPTMSKRSEYPLSQRIRCGECGSSFKRKICRGKIYWICWNHNSGKSNCSITQIPEAEIYGAFLRLYNKLKIHYSIILNPILEQMQTLKRNRNLSNTQVVQINQNIAELTEQNHVLNGLKSRGIIDSALFLSQTGEVNRQIRVLKAEKNKLMEQDEDDSTITETRCLISMLEDSPELLTEFDETIFDSMVELVVAESSERLKFKLINGLKLAETIERTVR, from the coding sequence GTGAAACCAAGCATAAATCTGACTGACGGAGCCCTAGCGAAAAAGCTGGCGACGGAAGCCCCGCAGGTCATCGTCATTGACCCAATCCAGCAAATTAGAAGCAACAAGCTGCGCGTCGCGGCCTATGCCCGTGTCAGCAGCGACTCCGACGATCAGGAAAACTCCTTTGCCGCCCAGGTCAAGGCATACACCTCCTTCATCCGTGAGCATGAGGATTGGGATATGGTCGACATGTACGCTGACGAGGGCATCACAGGTCTGCGGATGGATAAGCGGGAGGATTTTCTCCGCCTACTCCATGACTGCCGCAGAGGGAAGATCGACCGCATCTTAACTAAATCCGTATCGCGCTTTTCCCGAAACACTAGGGACTGTCTGACCACCATCAGGGAGTTGAAGGCTCTTAGCGTCAGCGTCTATTTTGAAAAAGAGAACATCGACACCGCCACGATGACGGATGAACTCATTTTCACCTTTTTCGCCGGAAATGCACAGAATGAGTCGATGTCTATATCCGGCAACATGCGCTGGAGCTACGAGCACCGCATGAAATCGGGCAAATTTATCACCTGCAAGGCTCCTTTTGGATACCGCCTTGTGGAAGGAAGGCTGGAGATTCAGGAACAGGAAGCGGAGATCGTCCGCTATATTTTTGACAGCTATTTAAACGGAAAAAGCAAGGATGAGATCGCGCAGGAGATCACTGCTATGGGCTATCCCACAAGGGACGGCAAGAAAAAATGGCAGTACACCACCATCGACTATATGTTAAAAAACGAGCGCTACATGGGGGACGCTCTCCTGCAAAAGAGATACACTACCAACGCTCTGCCCTTCCGGAAAAAGCGGAATAATGGCGAACAGGACAAATATTACTTCAAATATTCCCATCCGCCTATTCTTTCTCCTGAGGTTTTCGAGCAGGCACAGCAACTCAATCAAAGCAGGGTTCTTCCAACCATGTCAAAGCGTTCAGAATACCCCTTAAGCCAAAGAATCCGGTGTGGGGAGTGTGGATCGTCCTTTAAGCGTAAAATCTGCCGTGGAAAAATCTATTGGATATGCTGGAACCATAACAGCGGCAAATCAAATTGCTCCATCACCCAAATCCCCGAAGCGGAAATCTACGGAGCGTTCCTCCGGTTATACAACAAGCTGAAAATTCATTATTCCATCATCCTGAACCCCATACTGGAACAAATGCAGACCCTGAAAAGGAACCGCAATCTCAGCAACACGCAGGTGGTTCAAATCAATCAGAATATTGCGGAGCTTACAGAGCAGAATCATGTGCTGAACGGACTGAAGTCCAGAGGCATCATCGATTCTGCTCTGTTTTTATCCCAAACAGGTGAGGTGAACCGGCAGATCCGTGTCCTCAAGGCAGAAAAAAACAAGCTGATGGAGCAGGATGAGGATGACAGTACCATCACCGAAACTCGGTGCCTCATCTCCATGCTGGAGGACAGTCCAGAACTGCTGACCGAATTTGACGAAACGATATTTGACAGCATGGTGGAACTTGTCGTCGCAGAATCCAGCGAACGCCTGAAATTTAAGTTGATAAACGGTCTGAAGCTTGCCGAGACGATAGAAAGGACGGTGAGATAG
- a CDS encoding helix-turn-helix domain-containing protein, whose protein sequence is MSDISKIVGDRIRILRSEKGLSQEDLAGKAGIDSSHLGRLERGERNPSLISLDKILKALGVTFEDLFKYIQPTNTETDSTTMSLIINKLNTLSLEDQKLILNLIDTTFQLMKHKA, encoded by the coding sequence ATGAGTGATATTTCAAAAATTGTAGGTGACAGGATAAGGATTTTAAGATCTGAAAAAGGGTTGAGTCAAGAGGACCTGGCAGGAAAAGCAGGCATAGATTCCTCTCATTTAGGCAGATTGGAAAGAGGAGAAAGGAACCCTTCTTTAATTAGCTTAGATAAAATCCTTAAGGCCTTGGGAGTAACTTTCGAGGATCTGTTTAAATACATACAGCCGACTAACACGGAAACGGACAGTACCACAATGTCCCTGATAATAAACAAGCTTAATACCTTAAGTCTTGAAGACCAAAAACTGATTTTAAATCTTATCGACACGACGTTTCAGCTAATGAAGCATAAAGCCTAG
- a CDS encoding DUF3991 domain-containing protein, with the protein MAYIHFTDEQKQQANSVDLVDFLQRQGEQLVRSGREWRWKRHDSVTVRGNQWFRHSRKEGGHAIDFIQQFYDMSFPEAVNYLLGEDCGVEWNQMVKSAPAPRKEFTLPEANHDMRRVFAYLIKQRFIDRDVLSRFAHEKLIYEDKEYHNAVFVGLDENSIPRHAHKRGTNTQGEPYKGNVEGSDPKYSFHRIGESGDLHVFEAPVDMLSFITLNRKDWQRHSFVTLDGVSEHAMLRQLELNPHLKNIILCLDHDEAGIEAIGRLKDILTVKDYADISVKQSRFKDWNEDLKANNGVSPIPAQEHPKLELLSKVADELHDLCKALATHKDIDSFLAECAEAVEPLLASGKTAMENADAVRECLQCMAAGSIIAMQSQLRQMEQPVKLEQLIQKLRDSYRPHEDRGWLRTKAEQLCQDATEIYRQHHAPGIRTLADKEKLLSSYQRLALDSVKTIMFVEQGLPSMLPAQEQAVNFSMTM; encoded by the coding sequence TTGGCATACATTCATTTTACAGACGAACAGAAGCAGCAGGCCAACTCTGTCGACCTGGTAGATTTTCTCCAGCGTCAAGGAGAACAGCTTGTGCGCTCCGGCCGGGAGTGGCGCTGGAAGCGTCATGACAGTGTGACCGTGCGCGGCAATCAATGGTTCCGCCACTCCCGCAAGGAAGGCGGCCACGCCATTGACTTCATCCAGCAGTTCTATGATATGAGCTTTCCCGAAGCGGTAAATTATCTGCTCGGAGAGGACTGCGGCGTGGAGTGGAACCAGATGGTCAAGAGCGCGCCTGCTCCCCGTAAGGAATTCACTCTTCCGGAAGCCAATCATGATATGCGCCGGGTATTTGCATACTTGATCAAGCAGCGGTTCATCGACCGCGACGTGCTGTCCCGCTTCGCCCATGAAAAGCTGATCTATGAGGACAAGGAATATCACAACGCTGTATTTGTCGGGCTAGATGAAAACAGCATCCCCCGCCATGCTCACAAGCGCGGCACTAACACTCAGGGCGAACCCTATAAAGGAAACGTGGAGGGCAGCGATCCGAAATACAGCTTTCACCGAATCGGAGAGAGCGGCGACCTCCATGTGTTCGAGGCTCCGGTGGATATGCTCTCCTTCATCACACTGAACCGGAAGGACTGGCAGCGGCACAGCTTTGTCACACTGGACGGGGTGTCTGAACACGCTATGCTCCGTCAGCTGGAGTTGAATCCTCATCTGAAAAACATCATTCTGTGCCTAGACCATGACGAAGCAGGCATCGAAGCCATCGGACGCCTGAAGGACATTCTGACAGTAAAGGACTATGCGGATATCTCCGTAAAGCAATCGCGGTTCAAGGACTGGAATGAGGATCTCAAAGCCAATAACGGTGTCAGTCCCATCCCAGCGCAGGAGCATCCGAAATTGGAGCTTCTGTCGAAGGTCGCGGATGAACTGCACGATTTGTGCAAAGCACTTGCTACACATAAGGATATAGACTCTTTCCTTGCAGAGTGCGCCGAGGCGGTGGAGCCGCTCCTTGCCTCCGGCAAGACTGCGATGGAGAACGCGGACGCTGTTCGGGAATGCCTGCAGTGTATGGCGGCCGGTTCAATTATTGCCATGCAAAGTCAGCTCCGTCAGATGGAACAGCCGGTGAAGCTGGAGCAGCTCATCCAAAAGCTGCGGGACAGCTACCGCCCCCATGAGGACAGGGGCTGGCTTCGCACCAAGGCGGAACAACTGTGCCAGGATGCAACGGAAATATACCGCCAGCATCATGCGCCGGGCATCAGGACACTGGCGGATAAGGAAAAGCTCCTGTCCTCTTATCAGCGCCTTGCGCTGGACAGCGTCAAAACCATCATGTTTGTTGAGCAGGGACTGCCGTCGATGCTTCCGGCGCAGGAGCAGGCAGTAAATTTTTCTATGACCATGTAA
- a CDS encoding recombinase family protein produces MKEQKRAWTYSRIDAPEDAHGSLKSQKKELFDYAEQMGFAVTGSSEDLGSGLDFNRTGLLEVMKAAGDGKMDVLLVKRLDRLGRDMVRILEFLRGLDQLGIRLYSPMEGEIRFAQFDELYHELVMSLE; encoded by the coding sequence ATGAAAGAACAGAAACGCGCATGGACTTACAGCCGGATTGATGCGCCCGAAGATGCACACGGCAGCTTAAAAAGCCAGAAAAAAGAGCTTTTTGATTATGCGGAGCAGATGGGCTTTGCGGTAACCGGAAGCTCCGAGGATCTCGGCAGCGGATTGGATTTTAACCGCACCGGCCTTCTGGAGGTAATGAAAGCCGCCGGGGACGGAAAAATGGATGTACTGCTGGTAAAAAGGCTTGACCGCCTGGGACGGGACATGGTGAGAATACTGGAGTTTCTCCGGGGACTCGACCAACTGGGTATCCGGCTTTACTCCCCGATGGAAGGCGAAATCAGATTTGCCCAATTTGATGAACTGTACCATGAGCTTGTTATGAGCTTAGAATAG
- a CDS encoding sigma factor-like helix-turn-helix DNA-binding protein, whose protein sequence is MAKYNRKTNYREKYPDLSDEIIEVLEKSDRKMEYQQLDLKIERHKIDYVKGTVTYLPSREDSYERLMEENRQFAADAEGVDDAAVKAVLIEKMLDCLKLLSTEEQELITELFFRSKSEHQLARQTGVPQMTIHDRKVKILGKLKKLMKI, encoded by the coding sequence ATGGCTAAATATAATAGAAAGACAAATTATCGGGAGAAATATCCCGATTTGAGCGACGAAATTATTGAGGTACTGGAAAAAAGCGACCGCAAGATGGAATACCAGCAGCTCGATCTGAAAATCGAACGGCATAAGATTGACTACGTCAAAGGAACCGTTACATACCTGCCCAGCCGGGAGGACTCCTATGAACGACTCATGGAGGAAAACAGGCAGTTTGCCGCCGATGCTGAAGGCGTGGATGATGCCGCTGTGAAGGCTGTGCTGATTGAGAAAATGCTGGACTGTCTTAAGTTGCTCTCAACGGAAGAACAGGAGCTGATCACCGAGCTGTTTTTCAGGAGCAAGAGCGAGCATCAACTGGCAAGGCAAACCGGAGTCCCACAGATGACGATTCATGACAGAAAAGTTAAAATTCTCGGCAAGCTAAAAAAACTTATGAAAATTTAA
- a CDS encoding helix-turn-helix domain-containing protein, with translation MGYFTPVYASELPHRARSVYMYLHDRADKDGKCYPAIGTIAKDLKLSRSTVKRALADLEKSSHIRKEQRWRENGGKSSCMYFIL, from the coding sequence GTGGGTTACTTTACACCCGTTTATGCATCGGAGCTGCCGCACCGGGCGAGATCTGTCTATATGTACCTGCATGACCGCGCTGATAAGGACGGCAAATGCTATCCAGCGATTGGTACCATAGCGAAGGATTTGAAGCTGTCCCGCAGTACGGTCAAGCGTGCTCTTGCTGATCTAGAAAAAAGCAGCCACATAAGAAAGGAACAAAGGTGGCGCGAAAACGGCGGTAAGAGCAGTTGTATGTACTTTATTCTTTAA